In Hevea brasiliensis isolate MT/VB/25A 57/8 chromosome 13, ASM3005281v1, whole genome shotgun sequence, a single genomic region encodes these proteins:
- the LOC110656164 gene encoding MDIS1-interacting receptor like kinase 2, with translation MRTMLFKVFSFLILLLMMMMMMLILSCSASVSSAQEFEMEALLKWKRSLSDQSQSVLSSWNFDPRNTSSSAISPCSWLGISCNDAGSIARINLTYVELEGTLDEFDFSALSNLSSLDLHYNALTGKIPPEISNLSKLTILNLGYNQFHGYIPKEIGNMIELNVLSFSNNLLSGSVPAGIGNLTNLSVLKLANNYLSGSIPPQLGKLRSLIELRLNLNNFTSSIPSSIGDLTSLKVLSLYGNQLSGPLPQEINKLTNLTLIFLSNNSISGLLPENICHGGILEDFCASNNLFTGTVPKGLKNCTTLTRLRLDRNNLTGNISEDFGVYPKLDYVDLSYNNFVGEVSPNWGKCRLLTSLKISNNYVTGVIPSELADASLLHFIDLSSNNLEGIIPNELGKLKSLFNLTLSNNNLHGSIPPELGMLPDLAYIDLAANNLSGMIPKQLGDCSKMLYLKLSNNDFSEGIPVELGNLVSLQVELDLSRNSLSGEIPWQLGNLVKLEILNLSHNNFTGSIPSTFDQMQSLRLVDLSYNGLEGPIPDNKAFREAPSEAFTHNKGLCGNYTGLKICPPPFNNGKGGSNSLVLILVPLSAASFIWVIFIGVFCILKTKRRNKISNKLVDSQHQNLFKVWSYDGKLVYADIKVATEGFNSKYCIGVGGHGSVYKAKLSTGQVVAVKKLHQIHYSKLEDQKTFESEIQALSKIRHRNIVKLHGFCLQARQSFLVYEYLERGSLAKILGKDEQAKELDWTRRINVVKGIVNALFYMHHDCTPPIVHRDISSNNILVDGNYEARVSDFGTARLMKNDSSNWTGLAGTYGYIAPELAYTMKVTEKCDVYSFGVVTLEIIMGHYPGELICSPPSFSSTSSSSSSSIALSLSGLNALTNMKLKDVLDQRLQTPDPELADEIVTIIKLAFSCINANPKFRPTMQQVSQELCTRRLPLPQGLHTLALKQVLDLDIQVVED, from the exons ATGAGGACCATGTTGTTCAAGGTTTTCTCATTTCTTATTCTTcttctgatgatgatgatgatgatgttgaTTCTTTCTTGTTCTGCTTCTGTTTCAAGTGCACAAGAATTTGAAATGGAAGCATTACTCAAATGGAAAAGAAGCCTCAGTGACCAATCTCAATCTGTCCTCTCTTCTTGGAATTTTGATCCTAGAAATACCAGCAGCTCTGCTATAAGTCCGTGCTCTTGGCTTGGTATCAGCTGCAATGATGCTGGAAGTATTGCCCGGATAAATCTGACTTATGTCGAATTAGAAGGTACGCTTGATGAGTTTGACTTCTCAGCCTTGTCTAATCTATCTTCTCTTGATCTCCATTACAATGCACTCACTGGAAAAATCCCTCCTGAAATCAGTAACCTATCCAAACTCACCATTCTCAATCTGGGTTACAATCAATTCCACGGATACATTCCCAAGGAAATAGGAAACATGATAGAACTCAATGTCTTGAGCTTCTCTAACAACCTTCTTTCAGGGTCTGTTCCTGCTGGTATTGGGAATTTGACCAATCTTTCTGTACTGAAACTTGCCAACAATTACCTGTCAGGATCAATTCCACCACAACTTGGAAAGTTGAGATCTCTTATTGAGCTTCGCCTTAATTTAAACAACTTTACTAGCTCAATCCCCTCCTCCATAGGTGATCTGACAAGCCTAAAGGTTTTGTCACTCTATGGGAATCAGCTTTCAGGTCCATTGCCTCAAGAGATCAATAAACTTACCAATTTGACTTTAATATTCTTGTCAAACAATAGCATTTCTGGCTTGTTGCCAGAGAACATTTGTCATGGTGGTATACTAGAAGACTTCTGTGCTAGTAATAACCTATTTACAGGTACTGTTCCTAAAGGCTTGAAAAACTGCACAACCTTAACTAGACTTCGACTGGACAGGAATAATCTTACTGGTAATATATCTGAAGATTTTGGTGTATATCCGAAGCTTGATTATGTAGATTTGAGCTACAACAATTTTGTTGGGGAGGTATCACCAAATTGGGGAAAGTGCCGACTTCTAACAAGCCTAAAAATCTCCAACAACTATGTCACTGGGGTGATACCATCAGAGCTTGCAGATGCATCACTTCTGCATTTTATAGACCTTTCTTCAAATAATCTTGAAGGAATTATTCCAAATGAGTTGGGGAAGTTGAAGTCATTGTTCAATCTGACATTGAGCAATAACAATCTTCATGGCAGTATTCCTCCAGAGCTTGGAATGTTGCCCGATCTTGCCTATATTGATCTAGCAGCAAACAATCTAAGTGGCATGATACCCAAACAACTTGGCGATTGCTCGAAAATGTTGTACCTGAAGTTAAGCAACAATGATTTTAGTGAAGGAATTCCTGTTGAACTTGGAAATTTGGTGTCCCTGCAAGTTGAGCTAGATCTTAGTAGAAACTCACTTTCTGGTGAAATTCCATGGCAACTTGGGAACTTGGTCAAACTGGAAATTTTGAATCTTTCTCACAATAACTTCACTGGTTCCATTCCTTCCACATTCGACCAAATGCAGAGTCTGAGACTGGTTGATCTATCCTACAATGGGTTGGAGGGTCCAATTCCAGATAACAAAGCCTTTCGAGAAGCACCATCAGAAGCATTTACCCATAACAAAGGCTTGTGCGGCAACTACACAGGCTTGAAGATTTGTCCTCCTCCTTTTAACAATGGGAAAGGAGGGTCCAATTCACTAGTTCTAATTCTTGTTCCTCTTTCTGCAGCATCATTCATCTGGGTTATTTTTATTGGTGTGTTCTGTATCCTGAAGACAAAAAGAAGGAACAAAATAAGCAACAAGCTTGTCGATTCACAGCATCAGAATTTGTTTAAAGTCTGGAGCTATGATGGAAAGTTAGTCTATGCAGATATTAAAGTAGCAACTGAAGGTTTCAATTCCAAGTACTGCATTGGAGTTGGAGGACATGGAAGTGTCTATAAAGCAAAGCTGTCAACAGGTCAGGTTGTAGCAGTAAAGAAGCTTCACCAAATTCATTATTCCAAGCTGGAAGATCAAAAGACTTTCGAGAGTGAGATTCAGGCATTGAGTAAAATTCGACACAGAAACATTGTGAAGCTTCATGGTTTTTGCTTGCAGGCACGACAATCATTTCTGGTTTATGAGTACTTGGAGAGGGGAAGCTTAGCTAAAATCCTGGGCAAAGATGAACAGGCAAAAGAGTTGGATTGGACTAGAAGAATTAATGTTGTTAAAGGGATTGTGAATGCTCTCTTTTACATGCATCATGACTGCACCCCACCTATAGTTCATCGGGACATATCAAGCAATAACATACTGGTGGATGGGAATTATGAAGCTCGGGTTTCAGATTTTGGCACTGCAAGACTCATGAAGAACGATTCATCCAACTGGACAGGTCTAGCAGGCACATATGGATACATTGCACCAG AGCTTGCATACACAATGAAGGTAACTGAGAAGTGTGATGTCTATAGTTTCGGAGTGGTGACACTTGAAATAATCATGGGGCATTATCCTGGTGAACTAATATGCTCACCTCCATCATTTTCATCaacttcatcatcatcatcttcatcaATAGCATTGTCTTTGTCAGGATTGAATGCTCTTACTAACATGAAGTTGAAAGATGTATTGGACCAGCGCCTGCAGACTCCTGATCCTGAGTTGGCTGATGAAATTGTCACCATCATCAAACTAGCATTCTCGTGCATTAATGCCAATCCAAAATTTAGGCCAACAATGCAGCAGGTTTCTCAAGAGTTATGCACAAGAAGGCTTCCTCTCCCTCAGGGATTGCACACACTTGCATTGAAACAAGTTTTGGATCTTGACATCCAAGTTGTGGAAGACTAA
- the LOC110656173 gene encoding serine/arginine-rich splicing factor SC35 produces MSHFGRSGPPDIVDTYSLLVLNITFRTTADDLFPLFDKYGKVVDIFIPRDRRTGDSRGFAFVRYKYADEAQKAVDRLDGRVVDGREITVQFAKYGPNAERVHKGRIVESVPRSRYRSQSRSPRRRYRDDYRDKGYRRRSRSRSRDRYEREKYRARDRDYRRRSRSRSVSPDHSRGRGRGHYDDERRSSSRSVDSASPVRRSPSPRRSSSPHKNSPSKGESPDRHSRDGRSPTPRSASPRGRPAASRSPSPRNSDVDE; encoded by the exons ATGTCTCACTTCGGTAGGTCTGGCCCTCCTGATATTGTTGACACGTACTCCCTGCTTGTCCTCAACATCACCTTCC GTACTACTGCTGATGATCTGTTTCCTCTTTTTGACAAGTACGGGAAGGTCGTCGACATCTTTATCCCCAGAGATCGAAG GACTGGTGACTCTCGTGGATTTGCATTTGTGCGCTATAAGTATGCAGATGAGGCACAGAAGGCAGTGGATAGGCTAGATG GAAGAGTTGTTGATGGGCGGGAGATTACAGTTCAGTTCGCGAAATATGGGCCCAATGCTGAGAGGGT TCATAAAGGAAGGATTGTTGAATCTGTTCCAAGGTCAAGATACAGGTCTCAGAGTCGCAGTCCTCGAAGAAG GTACCGAGATGACTACAGAGATAAAGGCTATAGGAGGAGAAGTCGCAGCAGGAGTCGGGACAGATATGAGCGTGAAAAGTATCGTGCTAGGGACAGAGACTATCGTCGACGGAGCAGGAGTCGCAGTGTCAGTCCTGATCACTCTAGAGGCCGGGGCAGAGGGCATTATGATGATGAGCGGAGGAGTAGCAGTCGATCAGTGGATAG tgcATCCCCTGTTAGACGTAGCCCAAGTCCTCGAAGGAGTTCTTCTCCCCACAAGAATTCTCCTTCTAAAGGTGAAAGCCCTGATAGACATAGCCGTGATGGACGGTCTCCAACTCCACGGAGTGCCTCACCTAGAGGTCGACCTGCTGCTTCTCGTAGCCCATCCCCACGAAATTCAGATGTTGAT GAATGA